Below is a window of Humulus lupulus chromosome 2, drHumLupu1.1, whole genome shotgun sequence DNA.
cgaaatgcagCATGGTAAAAGTGGCGTCGACGGCGTAGCATGTAcaaagcggcatcaatatgctgaaaaaacatgaaaattcgttagtaccatcaatatattttaagattgaattgaaaacatgaatgtaatttacataccgaatcccaaagccaagtttggactgtgtgcaactgtaagaaccatgccacaccgtgcgtcccagtatAGACGTTTCGGTCTCTCTTATTGTCGATCTTCTcgatgatccacttatggaagctcttctcctgctgtgggtcacacttcctcagtggttcagcaactagcccctgtttatctagTCTAATCTTCTTTGTTGGGTCagtgaagtcatcaaaacgcttgggcctgcgtttcttcctgacaacttcaaggccagctgcctccttGGGCTGCAAtactcgtacactgggactgtcagcatcactggaaactacagatgtctgggcctgtggagtggagggttgatcaccgcgctcgtagtctgcaggcaagatatcagactctgtatttgattttacgtcggtggatcgacctgagaccagtGAAAGCAGCTGCACCAACTAagccatgatcgtggtctgattctgtagtaaggttgcctggccctcctcaaccctcttgagcctctgcatcaattgctcataatcaggctgggcaactgtaatgccccggattccctattatggttaacggctggattagtaggccgggagggccataattgtttaattatgccattaaacgtgtttatgtatgtttatgagaattatattataatataatgttaattgtatgcatgccgatgatatatgttgagaccacattatgatgtgggtttgttcgagctgctcgacatgagacgatcgtagattattaaTTAGCGGCTTAGTCAAAACaagtttaagtgtcgggacttggtttgagtctcggggtgtttttgaTGGTAAGAGCGTTACCgagagataaagggtaacgggatgtgaattattggtgtttgagattattgagaataacgggaattggagagcgttaattatgattaacgagttaggaggaaagtaccaaaaatacccttgggagtctttagaaaccattaattgacctaggggtaaaatggtcatttcacccctaggatagatataaccttatttagctgaaaaaggtgatggaaaaacagagtatgttttagagttctcccgtacctcctttctctcactgttctttgtggtttttgagccaactttgaggattctagcttgggaagcaagccttgggagtttgggagtgtgttccactagtgaaggccatcataagccgagctttgggtaagtttctaaccatagtttctctggtttgctctgttttggttttgttttgcagctgaaatgtttagggtgaattcatggttttgttgggagttttggctagggttcccatgcttgtgatgtttgggatgtgttgggatggtttttgggttcatttggcatcaagaataggctttggaagcttgtgaatcgagttagaatcgaaggagatgaagaaggacggttcaggggtgttctgggctggaggtagcgctacagcgcccaccctagggcgctatagcgctcctcaggagggtttctggcacttgggcggttctgagtttagcgctgtggcgctaggggttgagcgctgtagcgctaccctgttccttccaaaccccgttttgagtgtttttaagggtttttgacttggggtttcaatccttaaggcccgggatcgattctactcaccgtgtgggcatgtttcgaggtcccgagggtggtgcctaggttaagaccctattattgtggattctcattaatggaggttataattggttgtgattaggtaaccgctaaaggaccaaaaagtcgatcgttctcagggttgttcttttgttcgttcttgctcgaaccagaggtaagaaaactgcaccccatatgtgacatgcatggttatgattgatgcatgttgaatgtttaaatgtaaacattaatagcataatgaatgcttggcaatcttgcccattttcatatgattattgttgaggcatgctggatgattaaatgtgatgcatgtgatgcacgagaaacatgtgattagggcatgccatgaatgatgaggatgagattaatcagagcttgagtctctgcatttgtgcataatcataattatgctagaacTGTTTagcaagcatgctgaatgccctattctggGATAGTTGGCATATGAtccacattgatagcattgcttacctgtgcatggtactgactaattagtcagaatggtcttagcgtgtatcacgcaagccatcaatgatgaggtctatttgactatcagcattgaatgactcaaagagcattaatgccagaccgaccccgagggtcgatgaatgaaataagcgcttggaggctagtggcttactcagcagccactctcccacttgaattagtgacgtgcttgtcaatcactcagtatggtttaccagaacctattgaaggttagaggcttacccaacagccacctttccatttgaattagtgacgtgcttgtcagtcactcagtatggtttaccagaacctattgaaggttagaggcttacccaacagccacccttccatttgaattagtgacttgcatggcagtcactcagtatggttaccagaacctattgaaggctagaggcttacccaacagtcacccttccatttgaattagtgactcgcttgtcggtcactcagcgtggtttatcggaacctcaagtgttgcgaccctcatttgatgaatattataagcgcttgaaggctagtggcttacctaacagccactcttccatttggttagtgacttgtttggtagtcactcatctgattaggattgactggATAGTCCTCcgatcagaaggccaggatttcttatcctggataccccagcatctgtttgaatacatttacatgctgaatagagctatgaatgctaggcatgccagatatgatttgaagtCATGATATGGCtgcttatgagcatatgagttttcttgctgggcttcggctcacgggtgctttgtggtgcaggtaaaggcaaaagaaagctgggccatccttgagttggagagcttaggtgatgacgtgtacatatgcagctgctcgaccaatacttgggcgaggtttgaaagtggaactagggctgaaccctgtcttgccgcttagaacggcctgttgtaaacactttcttgtaataaactctgaaattatatttttgggatcccaatgtatacagtaaacgttctagtgaaacgttatatcttaaccaaagtttttaacccctaaaccgctaatcacacttagttacacgtttatggccaaatgactcgattagcgagtttagcactgtttgcaatgtgcactgtagcggtccctggagttggggcgttacagcaacctgactagatgaagctgcacaggcctgtgaagtgccctcctcaaccctcgggacatcctcataaaaaatggaggcttcctttgcaacttttgccagcttctctgcctccttctcatGTACCATTACTTCCTCCACTGCAGTCCTAGTCTCCCCcacagttgattccaactcagggaataacctggaatcaacttctgggaggctattgtagtagactacctcaccgggacgtggcttcagcatgggAAATACAactaactgcatggttgaataacatgtgtcaggaaaactttaataaaataaatcgttaatcaattaatctgtgacatttaacaaaataaaatggaacttactcgacggttggcgaatataggaaccaactgagctgtcgaaatagtgatattACTCTTCGTAccccagctaagcatcctcggaatctgattcccactgttctcaccgaacttactcccgagagaaggcatggcctcaaaagcccagtaaagaagcgcgggtgcatagcaattgaaactatacttcgcctccttctgttttttgcttgacccctatttcttcttctcctcgtaatgtttcaattgcttcttcatgtccttctgaactcctttgctaaccttcttaaatgacaacttcccccatggatacttgaaaaagtaatcaatatcctcaaccatcctcagggaatctccccatatcATCGTTGTCTTCTCTagggcattcagtaccccctctatcaaatagcacaaacccagcttaaatgcatcttctgggtttgtggaggccttcaatgcatcttccaactgaccaaaactaaccttcgaatcaccattcaaatattcctggatgatccgatcacttgaaagatgctctttcaactcatctggggacggtgatttctcaaaatttagcccggtaactagggcaaactctgcaataccaaatctacatAGAGTGTTGCCCAAgtagaactgaccctcttcaggcttcttgCTTTCTACCTTACACAACATTAGCAGATGTagcagaaccccagaaaaactaaacggcttcgccttaaagaactgtcccaataggcatgcctgtgccctttcaataagaccatgcctttgaaactgctctataagggtatccaagtaagcactatccctataagtgacacgaccaggaaagtgcttctccaacggcacaataaggtcagacatttggaaaaaaaaagttaaaaatgtaaaacaatttGGTCACTATCGAGGCAGTTACTATCGAGGCagttactatcgagtcctatcgatgcctatcgaggtaggttctaaaaatcacaaagaataatatcattgagttactatcgagtcttatcgaggcctatcgaggtaaggCCTAAAATATCCCAAAGTCTCGTagtatcgagtcctatcgagatATACCCTAAACATCCCAAAAGCcccgtatcatcgagtcctatcgaggtaggtcGTAAAAATCCCAAAGCCCCGTATCATCGAGTCCTGTCGATTCCTATCGAGATATATGCTAAAATTTCTATAAGCTTAAAATTTCATCGATTCCTATCAACTTCcattgaggcctatcgaggcacagtCAAATCCAGTCCCTATCATGcactatcgagtcttatcgatttctatcgagttgCATGAAAAATAtcgaaaaaaacccagatttctttaTTCCCtagccccgatctatcctatgaacaaaatcaacaaaaaaaaccaggcacatacacatattacagattaaaaacgaaatccctcaccttcgctttctttggGGTTGTTTCCTAAAAGTTTGGTCGGCTTGCTCGACGTTTTCTCCTTTCCCTTCTCCGATCGTCAACTCCGACCCTTTGTAGCCCTTGTTCGTGGTCGTGGAAGACGATGAAGGTTGGGTTCTACGGATtcaatcgaggcctatcgatttcaAAATTTGCTTGGTTTGGGAATTTGGGAGAGAATacagagagtttgagaaaattatgccaggggtattttgggtagtaatgtcattagtagcaccaaaacgaGAGTCATTATAGGGATAGAGTATTTTTTAAATGtagtgtcacttattgcattatAACTCAAATTTCCcatataaaattatgtatcattTGCTACCAAAAGAAGCACTTCACAATAAAGCtatttcataacccaataacagTTTTTTTAATAGAAGAACCCCACAACACTTTAATTGCAATTAAATGCAACATATTAGCATGGTATAACTTGAGTATTTAGAAGGAAAAATAACTCATACCAACTACAGCAGTGTTCCTTTCTCCCAAGAGTCAAACAAACTTCAAGCCATCGAAACCGGTCCCACTGTCAGGTGACAACACAGAAGAAAGAAAGAGCTCGATCGATCAACCCAAATTATGGTTATTCCCAGAAATCTTCAAAATGCTACTGGGAACAAATCATCAAACAATTAGTGGGCATCGCCCAAACTAACTGAAACATAGTAACAAACATGCAAAAACCACATTCAACCCAAGCTTCACGACCTGGGTACGCACTCGTTTGCAAGTTTTAAGCCActgaattttaattttttttcaagtgTTTATCTTTACTATTTTTGCAAGGTTGATTTTGGTTTGTTAAGAATTGATTAAGAAAGAGTTAGAGCACCATCAAACAAGCCGTCCTTTTGTCTTTTCTCTGCAGCACACCAAGAAGAAAAAAGATCAATTTTGTACAAATTTATAGAAAATAACAAACAACTTTCTACCAAAACTTAGAAAGACTGAAATAAAAAAGCCACTTTTCATAGTTTTCCTTGTTCTAAATCGATATTTCAAAGAAAGTTGTATTCTTTTTATAATACCACTTCTCATGTCAATAAATTGAcaaccaaccaaaaaaaaaagtttgtctTTTTGTGCAACATTTTTTTTTAAGGTAAAAGAAAAAGATAGACGCAGAGACCGATTCTGTACCTCGAAGTGAGAGAGTCACTCGCCACTGAAAACCACTATTTTCGTCACAATACTGCGGTCGGACGTAGTAATCAAAGATTTTGATATTTGGttttgtctttttattattcttattcGCTTCCTTACATTTCACCTTCGTCACCACCAtctctctcaactctctctctttctctgcgCAGACCAGTGCTTGGGCGGTCGAAAAATGCCCGGCGTTACAGGTCCCTCCGATTATTCGAAAGAGCCACCACGACATCCATGCCTCCAAATCAATTCCAAGGTTAATCTTTTCCCTTTTCTACTAGAAAAAGCTTTGCTCtttgtatataaatatgtgtatgtgtgtgtATGACTATCTGCGATTCTGGGTAATTGGATGAAAGTGAAATTGGTATGTTTGGTGTGAGATGAACTGTGAATTAGATTTAGACCCAAAAAGAGGGAAGTTATTTTGATACGGAACTTATCAAAAAGCTTACTTTTTTTTTGTTGGGTACAGGAGCCTTTCAATGCAGAGCCACCTCGTTCGGCTTTGTTTCGCTCCTATGTCACTCCCGTTGATTTGTTCTACAAGAGAAATCATGGCCCAATTCCTGTTGTTGATGACATTGAAAGGTTTAATCttctttatttaatatttttcaaattgatTGATGCCAATTCATATTACCTGATTTTGGTATCATGTTTGGAGAAGCAGATATTCTGTTTCAGTATCTGGTTTGgtagaaaaccccaaaaacttGTCTATGAAGGATATCAGGTTTGAATTGGCAATTCTGTTGTTATTATGTACTTTGTTTAGGCTTGATGGAAATTACTAATTTGCAAAGCACAATGATATTTTACACTCTATTCTTTGTACCAGAATGCTTCCCAAGTATGATGTCACTGCTACATTGCAGGTTTTGTTCTACTTTACATTTAGTTTTTGGTTATGTTATTTTTGTTTTGCCACTTAGCTGAGTTTAGATTGTTTTTAAACTGCAGTTAGACCGTTAACTCTGTTATGGATTATCCAGTGTGCAGGTAATAGAAGAACAGCTATGAGCAAGACTAGAGCGGTGAAGGGAGTTGGCTGGGGTGTCTCTGCTATAGGAAACGGTCAGTTACTTGACTATGAATCCTTTTTTAACTTTCTACAATGTGTTGTTGTTATTAATTCTGGGTGTGAAGGAAAGCTAGGCTAAAGCTTTGGAATGGTTTAATACCTGTCGATATTGCAAAAGGAGTGATATTAGAGTGAACAAATATCACTAAGGGATACATATCGATTTTCCAAAATGTAATTGCCTGTCTCAATAGTATTATGTGTTTCACTTTATTCTTCTAAAGTTTCTTTATATGTTTCCCATGTTATGGGAAGCTTGTCAAAATATGGATTTTATATCAGATATTTTGGGGATGCCAACACATCAAAAGTGAATAAATAAGTTTCATGCCTTTTGAGGTTTGCTCAAAGTAGGTGGGTGAGTTAGTGGTCCAAGGTTTAAATCCTCATAAAtgtatatttaaaaaagaaataacaaaattgGTTCTTAGGTAATAACTTTAGCAAAGATGAGATGTAATTGTGCCTGCTATGACTTTATGGTGTACCTTAAACATAATTATTCTAGAATGTTAAATGTATAACATCTCTCTATAGTTTCAAATGATCTCTCTTGCTTGAAGAATTCTCGatcatattttaatgaaaattgctGAAGCAAGAAGATCATTCAGCtgataattttttttccttttcattttTTAATCCCTGTCAGCTGTTTGGGGAGGTGCCAGATTGGCTGATGTTCTGGAACTTGTTGGAATACCCAAGTTGTCAAGCTCTAGTAAATCAGGGGGCAAACATGTTGAGTTTGTTAGTGTTGATAGGTGTAAGGTACAACCTTGGTCTTCTAAGAATCAGTTTGATTCTTTTTCTCTATGTCCCTTAATGTTTTATGAATGTGATTTCCTCTTACGACGTTTTCTGTAATTGTCAATCAATATAGGAGGAAAATGGAGGCCCTTATACAGCATCTATTCCACTAATTCAGGCTACAAATCCTGAGGCAGATGTTTTACTCGCTTATGAGATGAATGGAGAGGTAACTATAATGTGCTCAGCTGGAAGTAAATTGCATGCTTGTCTATTGTAAAATTGTTTGATCAATTTGAACCACTAAACTTTACTTTTTGCATCCTCGATTACATGCTGAATTTTTTTTCTACTAAATATATTCAAAGCTCACACGTCCTTTTTGTCACTTTGAAAAAATTGACAAGGCTAGTTAACATAGCACAGACATGCTCACTTTCTAAGAAACGTGGAGCCTTGTAAAGATAGATCAAAATGCCCTCTCCCATACCATGGATGCACAGCTGTTTCTTTAGAAGGGAAACCTATCTACTTTGTTTTTTTACATTACAAAGACTAGTTCTAAAGATCATAAGAACCAACATTTTCCCACCGTAAGAAATTTGTGTTGTGAGAATATTGGTAACTAAACGTAGGTTTAGAATAGGTGGAACTGTGAGTTTTGAGAACGTTGGTAATTAAACATTTGCACTCCTCTTTAAGCTGCTAAAGTTTTCTGTGCAACTTGAAAATATATCGGCTGCATTATTTTATCCATGTTTTTCTTTTGGAACACAATTTTTCAGCATGTTGTTATCTGATTAGTTTTTATCATCCCAAAGCCTCTGAATAGGGATCATGGATATCCATTGCGTGTTGTTGTCCCTGGTGTTATTGGTGCACGCTCTGTCAAATGGCTTGATTCTATAACTGTGACTGCAGAAGAATGCCAGGTTTGGAAATGTTTTCTTATCTTAAAGAGCATTGCTATAGGGCACTATGGTGCCCAACACCACCTTAGTATTGATTGGTGCAATTAAGTATCGAGtttcatatatttttattttaaattaaaatatgtaggACCCGATACTAAATTGTATTGGTATGCCATGTTAAGAGGTGTTAGGCATCATTGTAGCCCCTTAGCAATACTCTTTCTTAAaggttcatttttttttattattttatttgttgGCATACATTCTTATGTTATTCAATTTGCATTCAACACTACAGGGTTTCTTTACGCAAAAAGACTACAAAATGTTTCCGCCATCAGTGAATTGGGACAACATTAACTGGAATACTAGGAGACCACAAATGGATTTCCCTGTGCAGGTATTGACATGTGGTACTTCTTGATCATTTGATTTTTTTACAAATAACATGTGTGCTAA
It encodes the following:
- the LOC133817080 gene encoding sulfite oxidase → MPGVTGPSDYSKEPPRHPCLQINSKEPFNAEPPRSALFRSYVTPVDLFYKRNHGPIPVVDDIERYSVSVSGLVENPKNLSMKDIRMLPKYDVTATLQCAGNRRTAMSKTRAVKGVGWGVSAIGNAVWGGARLADVLELVGIPKLSSSSKSGGKHVEFVSVDRCKEENGGPYTASIPLIQATNPEADVLLAYEMNGEPLNRDHGYPLRVVVPGVIGARSVKWLDSITVTAEECQGFFTQKDYKMFPPSVNWDNINWNTRRPQMDFPVQCVICSLEDATAVKPGKVTVSGYAASGGGRGIERVDVSFDGGKTWVEASRYQKPGIPYVSDDESCDKWAWVLFEATADVQSNTEIVAKAVDSAANVQPENVEDIWNLRGILNTSWHRVQVRVGQSNM